A genomic segment from Mus musculus strain C57BL/6J chromosome 13, GRCm38.p6 C57BL/6J encodes:
- the Mtx3 gene encoding metaxin-3 isoform X2 gives MAAPMELSCWGGGWGLPSVHSESLVVLAYAKFSGAPLKINIIDNTWRGSRGDVPILTTEDSIVSKPAKILNFLRKQKYNADCELSAKQGADTLAYIALLEEKLLPAVLHTFWVENENYFTVTKPWFASRIPFPLSLILPGRMSRGALNRILLTRGEPPLYHVQEVEAQIYRDARECLNLLSNRLGTSQFFFGDTSLTEASETALQPVPLL, from the exons ATGGCGGCCCCCATGGAGCTCAGCTGCTGGGGAGGAGGCTGGGGTCTCCCTTCGGTCCACAGCGAGTCCTTGGTGGTGCTG GCTTATGCCAAGTTTTCTGGCGCGCCCTTGAAAATCAATATTATAGATAACACCTGGAGAGGGTCAAGAG GTGATGTACCAATTTTGACAACTGAAGACAGCATTGTTTCTAAGCCTGCAAAAATTCTAAACTTTCTAAGAAAACAG AAATATAATGCTGACTGTGAGCTCTCAGCAAAACAAGGGGCAGACACACTGGCTTACATCGCTCTCCTGGAAGAGAAACTTCTCCCTGCTGTG CTTCACACCTTCTGGGTGGAGAATGAGAACTACTTCACCGTGACAAAGCCGTGGTTTGCCTCTCGTATCCCTTTCCCTCTGAGTTTAATCCTGCCGGGAAGGATGTCTAGAGGAGCCCTGAATAGGATTCTCTTGACAAGGGGAGAACCTCCCCTCTACCATGTCCAAGAAGTGGAAGCACAG ATATATAGAGATGCCAGGGAGTGCCTAAATCTCCTATCAAACCGATTGGGAACATCTCAGTTTTTCTTTGGTGACAC